TCAAACGATGTACTGTGCACTGTTACCCTGGGTTGCTATCAGTATATCAGATGGTGTCCATCTGAATGGAAACGGTGAGCAGTCTTAGACCACATCTTGAAGGGAGCTTTGTACCGTCTGTGCTACTTAGTTTGCATCAATCAGAAAAGTCTGTTTCAACAAAATATATCCTCATGTTGCAGGCTGCCTATGtttttttctttgtgttgtttgacATGCTGGACTTCTCAATCACTGAACCACACAATTGATTGTGCAATTTGATACTTTTATTACCTTTATGGAATTGCAATCAACTGGTGGACCCATCCCAATTCCTTGCAACTGGAATAGTTATTAGTGTGATGCTACCCTTTTAAATTTTGATTGATGGGTTACATAATGCTGCAAATAAGTCATGATCATGCTGGCATTGCAATGTTGGCCCATACTGGAACTGTACCTCCTTACCTTTTTCTGGAGGGAAATGTAGTACCTCATCAAGTATTTACCTTGATTTCTAGACGCATAGAAGTACAAATTGATGGTTAACTTTAAAGAGCAACTAGGCTGAGCATAAAACAACTTCCTCTTGGCATTCAGAGTGCAATGGTTGCAACTTAAAATCATACTCTACATCATAAGTCGTAATGGAGTTGTCCATTGGCTGGTAGTCTACAACAGAAGTCAACTCCATCTTTCTTGATAACTGAATCAATCAACAATCAAACCAATCAGTTAGGACATTTATGGCACTAACTTTGCTTATGTTGGTGAAAAACAATtctcgagttactaatttttacaTTACTCTGTTTGTGCTGATGTTTCCAATGCTTTCTATTTCCCCTCTTTTCACTGTGAGATGCAAAAATGATCTTAACATCTGTTCAACCCCTAGGCACACTATCATTTGTTCACTAAAAACTAATTTCAATTCAAGCCGATGGCATTCTGAGATTGCTTGTTCAGTTCTTGAAAGGTTAATGTGCTGACGGTTTCCAGACAAGCAAGGTGTGTTTTTTGAGAGAAGGTTGTGGGAAATAACCAGTTTTGGTTTGCACTTGCTACAATTCTTGTAAGTCAAAGGAATATTGACTTTCTTATCCTTAACCTCATAGAGAAGTCTAGGAAGTGGGAACTGATGTTACTACCGCTTCGTGACAGCTTTTGAAACTCATCAAAACTGGCAGATGATAGCCACACATCCCAGACTTCTTATTTCTCAAAATGTACAATCAACTGATGGGCCTGCAATGATGAATTCATATTAATGTTTCCAACAGGCTGATAGTGCTACTTTTTTTTAGCTTGAATTTGCACGCTAATTTGTGGCAAGCAGATCGATATCTAAGTCTGGTTCTTTGCTATGACATAGGACCTTGACACGTTAGCTGGAACAGGTAGCAGGCAATGTGGCATGTTTCATAGCCTCTTAAACATCATATCAAGGCTATCGATAGCGTGCTGGTTGGGAAAATCTGCATTGAGTAGGTGGTTAGAAAATTGTCTACAATAGACGTGGATGTGCCTACGACGTGACAAATAAAATAAGATTATGAGGATGatattattttattttagtttgttGTTTAAACATATTCTTGCTGAGTTACCTAATTACATTTCTAAAATAGAAGCATCCTGTACTGGGAACAATATGTAGGTGAAAATTTAAATGGACATGTAATGACTGAAGCAAATGCATTATTAGTAGGTTAACAGAAAGCCGCAATTTTTCTGCAAATTGTAATGGCCTTTTTGAGCTAAATGCTGATCCTAACTAGTAACTACTAAGAAGCAAGTGTGCCATATGTTCTTCTGCATGTTCATTAGTTTGGTTAGTAGTCTTGAAATGCATACATGCCTATCGTAGCGGTTGCAGATTCCATTTGTATCTATCTTCCTTTTAAAGGATCTTTATGGTTATCTTCAACTTGCATGTATTTTTCACTTTTGTCGTCTCTTGTACACATGAGATCCTGCAACTCCAGACACAAGGGTTGCTTCCTGTAATTTTGCAGATTTGCTAGTTCCATCGGGTAGGTGAATTATCTAAATGCACTGGTATGTGGAGCCCTTTGCACTTCATGGATGTACATTGAGCTTGATTACATTTACTGAAACAGAGGGCATCTATAACGTTCTCGTAAGTCATAACAGTGAGCTGGTATTAACATGACTATTAAAGATTTAACTGGAGGCAGTTTATCTGTGATGCTCTCGCTGCAAAGCAAAAGAATTGGATGGCTGAGGTGGTCCTTTCAGTGCTACTTTGGTTAGTAGTTGGGAGGTAAGCTACTAACTCTTTGTGATGATTATGTGGAAGACTAGTACTTTCATGTGAACTAAGATATGAGCAAGTTAAAGCACTGCCCAAGGTTGTCCTTGTTGAGACAACCTTTTGACCTAAAACACTGCAGGCTGTTCTCTTGTCATCTGTATCCCATGCTCTTTTCATTTGTATCAGCAACTGCATCTGTATTTTGTTTTAGAGTAGTCTTGTTTGGCATGATTCGTCTTAGTTGGTCCATGTGCTTGATCTTGCCCCCCTTTTGGCACCCTCGTCTGTATCTTTGGATGCATCCATTTcaaagaaaaatatttgtgttttgcACAAGTTTAGTTGGAGCCAGAGTTTTTTGAATAACAGGATATTTTTTCCAGTTCTCCAAGCCATTTCACGTTTAATCATAGGTTAATTAGTTTGGAACTGTTTTAAGCATTCAAATGGTGATGCCACTAGGTCAAACTAATCTGGTCTCGCAGAATGAATGTTTTGTAATGGTTGAATTTTTTATAATTTTATTCTCTACAGGTATTAGTCTAATTAAGTCATCAAGTGCCAGGTGTATGTGCAATGTTCCCTCCGTATAGATTTCCCTAAATTGAGGCAATACCAGGCCCACCATGTAGCAACTACACTAATTGGTGATTATTACACTGATAGGGATATTTGGATCTCACCGCATGGCCTTGTAGACATAGTAGTTTCTTGTGTAATTAGGGGCCAGATGGTTGTAATTTCTTGAATAACTATATATGTATAGTATTGATTTTTCACCTTCTTAAAAACATAACTTGTCCTTGACAAAATAAACTGGAATTAgtggaaaaaaaaacagaaaatgagtctagccaccttatgcaagctTTCAGTACAGTGTAAATTAAATTAAAGATAGGTTTTTACCGAACTGGACTGGAAAGTTTTGTTAAGTTGGCTGCAGTTCTTTTCAAGTCAAAGGTCCATGCACAACAATGTTTGGGTCTTTGGATCTTTCTTGTTATATCACCTATCTAGTAAAGAGCCAATTGAATACTTGATGGTGACATTATCCTTCACAATTGTACGAATCACTTTCAAGGGCCTTGTATCCTTCCTCCTGAGGCTATCTGTTAGGGTCCAGTTGGGGATAAACAGGGTTCAACTCCCAGTCCGGGCCTTTATGTTGATAGACCAAAGATGGCGACTAATGTCTGTCAATTGACGGTGTAGGTACAGACTGCAGAGTGAGTTTCCGGGGCATTAAAAGGTATGGCTCTGAACAAAGACTTGAGTGTTTTTTGGAATGACAGAATAAAAGCCGTATATTGGCGGATGAGTGGTGACTGCTCAGAGTGATCTGCACATGACCAAGTTCTTCGGAAATGACCCCTTCTCCTTTTTGGAGctgttttactccctccgtcccgtaatataagagcgttttttcaaaaaacgctcttataatatgggacggagggagtagctagttTTACTTCCAGTTTGAGAACTGAACACCATTTTTACTACTGTTGCTAGGTATGTGTGCGGGACAAACATTGTGAAAAACAGAGGGAGTGGTTACTGTGTTGCTGCAAGAAGTTTCTGCCGATGGTCAATGACTCGATGGAGGAGGTCGTCCATGTACTCCACCGAGGTAACACAAGCAGATCTCCCATTCTTTCCTAATTAATTGCCACCTGCTCTGTTGGTTGCCCTGGCACACTCCATTGGGCACCGGCGCTTGCGTTACACGTGCGACATATCGTGCACTGCCCTGGGCCACCTTTTCCTGTAATGCGACGGCTACGTCGAGATTGAGATGTGTATACCCCGAGTCAGTCGTTGCTGAAAATCACTGCAGTGCGCTCTGTCTAAATTGACATGGctgatgatgacagtgatgatgcttCTTTTCTTGGCAAAAACATGAGATTAACGCTCCCACCATTGGCTGAGCTGCTCAAGAACTCCATGTTAGGAGCTGTGCTTGTCATGAGTTTCACTACCATTGGCTCAACTGCTCAAGAACTCCATGTTAGGAGCTGTGCTTATCATGGAGTTTGACTACCATTGGCTCAACTTCTCAAGAACTCCACGTTAGGAGCTGCTCTTGTCATGGGGTTTGACTGGACGTAAAATTTGGCATCTCCCTTCTGTTGTAACCGTAGAGGAGGTGATTGGATGTAGGTTATATTTTCTGGAGTTTCAGTATGTAGCTTAAATCTGGACTAATTACCAAAACTCTAGAGAAATATCTCTAATACAAACAGCCTTTAAAAAAAAACTGGATTATAAGAGCGTCCGTAACCATCTGTTCACCCTGTTTTCCGAGTTTGATATTGCATCACAAATTCACAGTTACTGAACAGCATACTGCCCAATCATTAAAAATGTCCCTAAACAGGGGAAACCGGTATACCCACTGGTTTTCGCCGGTTTTTGCATCCCTGCTTGGGCCAGGAAAAGTCTTGCTTGGTCCTGCTGATAGTTCGATACTGGTCCAGTCTGAGCTGATCTGAAAGATATAGCTGGATGCCTGGACCAGCTAGCTGGGTCAGGTGAGGGTGCTGCAGTTGACTAGTTGAGATTACCCAGTCTAGCTAGGCTTTGATCACTCAGCCAGGCCATTtcactctctgattttttttttcgATGCATTTTGAGTTTAATAGAAGCTCCCGTCATAAAAAAAAGTTCACCCTCTGATCTAAGACTGCATCTAAATGCAGGTGTGGTACTTACTTTTTTTTACattgcattgtactccctccaatTTTGTAAAAAGTTCTGGAAATAAATGAAATCAAACTTTTGAAAATCTGACCACAGATATTTGGATTAAATATTTAATAATCATATGCAGAACTTGTCTTCAGAAGTCATTTCACAACATGTAAGATAGAAACCAGTGGCCAAAGTAGTAGCGATTAGCGAGTAACTATTGTGGGGGAGGGTCTGCACATGACACGGAAGGGGCACATAACGGAGATCCAGGGACACCCCATAAACCATGTCTTAATCATGTAATTGATCATCTCTTTCCTGGATATTCATGACCATGCTCTGCCGTACGTCCTGTTGCTTTACCTGATGTGCTACAAGCTAACAGAGCATTTCAAGCGATGTTGATGACCAGCCAGGAGCAATCATTGTTAATTCTTGTGCAAAATCTATCTGTATCTTTCCTGAAAGATACTTGCTcagttaatactccctccgtcccataatataagaacgtttttgaaactacactagtgttaaaaacgttcttatattatgggacagagggagtagtttttaaACCTGTGTAGTTTTTCTTTGGAAGCAGATAGTTAAATAATTAACCATGCATTGAGAAATGGTTCATCTTTTCCCCAAATAATCCGGGCTGAAAAGGCTATGTATTACCCCATCCGTCgggtaatgtaagacgtttttgcaagctaacatagcttgtaaaaacatcttatattgttggacggagggagtattatttttttgTTATAATTTTTTTGCAGTGAAGGTGATCATCTTTTTTTTTTGCAGTGAATGTGATCAGGGACCATCTGCCGTTGCCGACAGGGATATATCCCCTTTCTCTAGCTTTTTTTCCACTAACAAGTTTGGGTAGCATTCATGTCACACCGTACATGATCAGGAAAAAGTACAAGTCGTTGCAGAATCAATCAACTAGAATCGAGACAAAAACAGAAGGCTTCACTAACTTATATTCATACTCCGTACAATTCAACACCGGGTAAGCTAAGCTGGAACACTTCAGCTAGCTTGCACTATAACccagaaacaaaaataaatttcCCCACAAAAAACTACATTCAAGAACAGACATGACAGCCCTTAGTCGCATCATGCTTGCAGATCAGATCACACATCACGTCGCGCCCGTTTGAATTCCTGTTACTGTCTTGTTCCTTCTGGCCACCTGGCCTTCTTCTCATCATCCCATCCCCAGTGTAATATGCACCATTAGTAAACGTCTCTATAATTAacttccttttctctctctctagTTAACTTGATGGTGTCATCATAGCGATCTCCAAGAAGCTAAGCTAGAACATGTAATTAACAGATTACTTGGCCTCTCTATTATATATATATGGATGTGTATGCATGTAAATGACTGTAGAAACGATTAACTATGTATCTGGAAAGTGACATTGGTTCGTTGGTTTGCCTTTTCCAGCTAGTACCACAGTAGTACTGGCTAGTACAGCAATGGCAGGGAGGAGCAGCCACCGTCGGAGAGGTCCATCAGGTCAGCGACCTGCTCCGCCGCCTCGTCGAGAAGCCACTTCTCGATCGAACACAGTGGCAACTGATgatggagctgctgctgctgtccgGTGGCCTCGTCATCATAGCTCATGCCCCCCATTAAcgccggctgctgctgctgctgctgcggaacGCCAGAGATGAAAACCAGCCCGGCGCCGGTGCCAGACATGCGGTCGAAGGACATGAAAGGGTCGGTGACCACGGCTATGTTGGGTTTGACGTCGGTGGCGGTGGGCGGGGAGCTCTTCATGAAACCGTCGAGGAGCCTGGATATGTTGTCCATGCTGGAGGCGTAGGACGACGAGGAGCAGTCGGCGGCGACGTCGGCGAATGGCGAGCGGCGCATGGTGATCGTCGTCTGCTGGGTGACCTCCGGGTTGCTGCACGCCGCGTAGCAGCCGTGGTCGACCGTGGAGCTGGAGGCGGCGATCGCGTCATGGTGGTATCGGTGGTGGTGGTTGTCGAGATGGACGGCGCCGGGGAGGTTGGCAGCTGTCTCGGCGGAgctggagggcggcggcggcggcggcgcgaagatggcgcccatggcctgctgcttcttgagcttcttcttgaGGTGCGTGTTCCAGTAGTTCTTGATGTCGTTGTCCGTCCTCTGTGGCAGGTAGGACGCGATCGCGGCCCATCTACATTCCCCCCAATCCCAAAGAGTTGTAATTAGATCATGTATATCACCACGCACGCACGGGCGGCCGCCATGGCCAACCTCGATGATCGATCGCTGGACGGCTTAGTTGGTTACCTGTTGCCAAGGAGGGACTGGAGGTGGACGATGATGCCTTCCTCGTGCGTGGTGAAGTTGCCGCGGCGGATGCCGGGGCGGAGGTAGTTGGTCCAGCGGAGGCGGCAGCTCTTGCTGCAGCGCATGAGGCCGGTGTTGATGGGCACCGCCCGCCAGTTCCCCGGGCCGTTCTCCTGGATGTAGGACACCAGGATGATGTCCTCCTCCGGCGTCCACGGCCCCTTCTTCACGCCCACCTTGTCGCAGCACGGCGGCCTCCCCATGATCGACCGACCACCTTCTTTGATCTCTTCTCCTTTTGGCAGCTCGATCGTCTTTCTCGCTCGTGTCTGCAGCTGGCTTCTGGCAGCACACTGTCTGAtgatctctcactctctctctctctccctctccgtaTATATAGGAGAGAGATGATGAAGGGGAGTGAGCTCCTTTTCACTTGCTATCTATCGTCTAACTCTATAGCTCTCTGACGCTGATGATTTACTTTCACTTTCTGTAGCTCCAGTCGATCTACATGCAATGCTTGCTTTCTCTTTCTGTCAACGACATCACATGAATCATAGAAACCGACCCGCCCCACCACGCCTTAAAGGAAGGACGAGCTAGAGGTGTACGTACTGCTGCATCCTAGCGCAACTGTGTGGGATTTAAATCGGATCCTTGGCTAGACTTCTGCATGCAAGCCACCACACCAGTGACTCGTCAAGCTTACCATAACTAGTCAAGGCATTTCACTCCGCCGTACTCTACTATGTGCAGGAAACAAAACGGTAAAGTGTACCTAAATTTCGTTACCTATCAAGAACTACTGGAACATGCACCTCAAGATTTTTACTGAAGTTCTGACCAATAGATTCAAATTCTTAAATAAACTTGTATCTAACAACCAGTATGCCTTCATAAAAGGCAGATATATTCTTGAGAGTGTGGTTACAATACATGAAGTCATTCACTCCCTGGTTAAATCTGAGGAGAAAGGAGTAGTGCTTAAACTTGATTATGAAAAGCAAAGCTTTTGATAAGGTAGATTTTTGTTTGAACGAACCTCTTTAGCTTAGAGGATTCAATAGAAGATGGTTGGACTTGGTTTGGAAAACCACTCATGGAGGTTCTGTATGTGTCAAACTGAGCAATATTGGTAAGGGCTTGAGGCAGGGTGATCCTCTGCCCCTGGGCTGTTCAACATGGTTGTCGATGTCCTCACTAGGATGCTTTCCAAAGTTGTAGACAACAACATGATCAAAGGCCTATGCCTATCTATCCACCTTGGAGGGGTGGttggtttgcaatatgttcatgatacTATCATGTTTGTAGATAGTGACCCTAGGTTAGCTACTAATTTCAAATGGATCCTTACCTGCTCTGAGCAACTTCCAGGGATGCGAATAAACTATGATAAAAGTGAGATGACCCCTTTGAATATGGTTAAAGTGAGATAGAAGCCTTCATTGGTATATGTGTTGTCCTATTCGAGTTTTTCCAATTAAGTATTTTGGGATACATACCTTTACATTAGAATAAGTTTTCTAGGAGTGATTTACAAGCACTGGTAGACAAGATCCTGAGCATAATAGTTGGATGGAGGGGAAAACTAATTCCTGTGCTGCTAGGTTCACTCTGATCAAAGCATGTCTAGCCAGCATTCATATTTACCTTATCTCTTTCTTTAAATTCCCCAAATGGGTTGCGGATCTCATGAGCACTCAAATGGCTAATTTCCTCCGGAATGATTTGAGGGGCATAGGAAGATCCATTTGACCAACTATAACTTAGTAAGATCCATCTGACCAACTAGAAATTAGTTGCTATGTGGAAAGATCCATTTGTCTTGTAGGGGCCCGGGCTAAAAGATATATACATGGAGAGGGAATATTTGAAAGAACATTTGAAACTAAATATAAGCTAAATCTAATACTTCCTAAGATCCTCTAGGGGCCTCCAACTTTTGGAAAGGGGTCCTATGGGCAACTAGGGTTGTGAAATTTGGTTATACGTGGGTGGCAGGAGATGGGAATAAAATTACGTACTTGGTTTAGATCCTCCCCCATGTATGTTCAGTATTGGCATATTTATTACATTTGTAGATAATATGGTATGTCCTTTAGGAAAATTTGGGATGGGAGCAGACCGATCCTCTCTTTTAGGAGAATCTTTACTCCTAAGATGATGAACCATTTGGCTTGAGATTGAAGCCATGGGTCGGAACATCTCTTTGACTAGAGATAGTGACTTTGTAATATGGGAATATGAGAATTCTAGTATGTATTCTACTAGTTTTCTATATGTTGTTATCAATTCCAGGGGTGTTACTCAGGTGTATATTCATGTTGTGTGGAAATTATAGGTACCACCAATGATACACATCTTTTTGCGGCTTGTCTCAGATAACAAAATCATGACTAGAGATAACCTCAAAAAATGAAATATGAGAAAACTTGATGATTGTGTATTCTGCTCTAAACTTGAAAGTATACAAAACTAATTTTGTTTATCTTGTTGCACTAAACATTTGTCATGAAGTTAGCATTTTATTAGGTAGGCAGCCATGAGATAGTTTAGAATCTATCACCTCTCTTTGGGTTGCTCGTAAAAATACTTGATGCTACTACTGCTAGTTGTGGTGTTATTCTCTAGGATCTTTGGAAGCACATAAATAATTTAGTTTCTAATGGCACTCCTTGCCCCCCCTTGAACTATATTTGGTCTTTGATTTTAATAATAGTCACATTGCATAATTGAACATCACAATGcataattgaacatcacattgtgtAAGTGAACTAAATACTGCATGGTTAACATCTATTGCATAATTAACTAAACCCGGGGTACAATTGTCTCGAACTAGAACTTAGTTAGCTAGAACTATAGCCTAATTAGCTAGAAGGAGCTATTGCAAATCGTCAGAGGAGATGGCGATGGTCCCTTTCCCTTGCAAGAGCTCGAGGCCTCCACAATGTGGGGACCTGTTTTATCTTTTTGGCTGGATAATTAATCTAATTTATGGAGTCACGTCATTGAAGGCGGAGAAAGGAAACAATAGCCACGACCCATCAAAATGCACATGCTCCATGCACAGGCACCACTGTCATTGTTTTACTCTCGCTATGTTGCACTCAACTTTCCCCATCCAATGACCATGTGCACGGGAGAGCATACGTATGGAATCATCGAATCACCTCTTGTGAACTTGGATGGGTGAGGGGCAATAAAGTTTTTGGGGAGCTCCTCGGCATGACTTCTTATATTTGATCAATTACTTCCTCAACAATGATGGATGATGAATATGTCAACTACACCACCTTCATGATGTGAAGCATCCTAAGAACATCACCATGGCAAGTGCCTCATCATGAAGAGACACACACAtatcatacacatcatacatataCAAGTGAATCTTCTTCCTTACACTTTTCTACTTGGCTCTTTCAAGGATGGTGCACTACT
This window of the Triticum aestivum cultivar Chinese Spring chromosome 5D, IWGSC CS RefSeq v2.1, whole genome shotgun sequence genome carries:
- the LOC123124600 gene encoding transcription factor MYB60-like encodes the protein MGRPPCCDKVGVKKGPWTPEEDIILVSYIQENGPGNWRAVPINTGLMRCSKSCRLRWTNYLRPGIRRGNFTTHEEGIIVHLQSLLGNRWAAIASYLPQRTDNDIKNYWNTHLKKKLKKQQAMGAIFAPPPPPPSSSAETAANLPGAVHLDNHHHRYHHDAIAASSSTVDHGCYAACSNPEVTQQTTITMRRSPFADVAADCSSSSYASSMDNISRLLDGFMKSSPPTATDVKPNIAVVTDPFMSFDRMSGTGAGLVFISGVPQQQQQQPALMGGMSYDDEATGQQQQLHHQLPLCSIEKWLLDEAAEQVADLMDLSDGGCSSLPLLY